A region from the Cellvibrio sp. PSBB006 genome encodes:
- a CDS encoding response regulator: protein MGTETILLVEDNPDEAELALMGFAKNDRCYDIQVVHSGEDALEFLFATGKHEGRCPSRNPDLILLDIKLPGINGLTVLQRLRAHPCYEHTPVVILTTSDETSDILEGYNRGVNSYLQKPVDFAAFSDLLQQISQYWLKTNISPPKAKN, encoded by the coding sequence GTGGGCACGGAAACAATTTTGTTAGTGGAGGACAATCCTGACGAAGCCGAGCTGGCTCTAATGGGGTTTGCCAAGAACGACCGCTGTTACGACATTCAAGTCGTACATTCGGGAGAAGATGCGCTGGAGTTTTTATTTGCTACCGGCAAACATGAAGGTCGTTGTCCTTCACGCAATCCGGATTTAATTTTATTGGATATTAAATTGCCCGGCATCAATGGACTTACTGTTCTGCAACGTCTTCGCGCGCACCCTTGTTATGAGCATACGCCGGTCGTGATTTTGACCACCTCTGACGAAACATCGGATATTTTGGAGGGATATAACCGGGGGGTTAATAGCTATCTGCAAAAGCCTGTCGACTTCGCAGCCTTCTCTGATTTACTCCAACAAATCAGTCAATACTGGCTCAAAACCAATATCTCACCACCTAAAGCGAAAAACTAG
- a CDS encoding DUF692 domain-containing protein encodes MTIPPVHGAGLGLRRNLLNSLQATTTTDIQFMEVAPENWINVGGRFGKQFRAYTERFPFVCHGLSLSIGSPAPLNVELLHSVKTFLREHNIRYYSEHLSYCSDDGQLYDLLPIPFTEEAVRYVAGRIRQAQDILEQRIAIENASYYCAPQQEMSESEFINAVIREADCDLLLDVNNVYVNSINHRYDPYEFLKRLPGERTAYMHIAGHYHEAEDLRVDTHGAPVIPSVWQLLESAYQLFGVKPTLLERDFNIPPLAELLDEVRHIQRIQAQCDSGFTAQAKVVSG; translated from the coding sequence ATGACCATCCCACCAGTACACGGCGCAGGCTTGGGCTTGCGCCGTAATCTTTTAAACAGCTTACAGGCTACAACCACAACGGATATCCAGTTTATGGAGGTTGCTCCGGAAAACTGGATCAATGTTGGCGGTCGTTTCGGTAAGCAGTTTCGCGCTTACACTGAGCGCTTTCCTTTTGTTTGCCATGGATTATCGCTATCCATCGGCTCGCCCGCGCCGTTGAATGTGGAGCTTCTCCATTCAGTCAAAACATTTTTGCGTGAGCATAATATTCGCTATTACAGTGAACATCTCAGTTATTGCAGCGACGACGGCCAGCTCTACGATCTACTGCCGATTCCGTTTACCGAGGAGGCTGTGCGTTATGTTGCCGGTCGTATTCGCCAGGCTCAGGATATTCTTGAGCAACGTATCGCTATTGAAAATGCTTCATATTACTGCGCACCACAACAGGAAATGAGCGAAAGCGAATTTATCAATGCGGTGATTCGAGAGGCAGACTGCGATCTGCTACTTGATGTCAATAATGTTTATGTCAACAGCATTAACCATCGTTACGACCCCTATGAATTTCTCAAACGTTTGCCCGGTGAGCGCACGGCCTATATGCATATTGCGGGACATTACCATGAGGCGGAAGACCTGCGGGTCGATACGCACGGTGCGCCGGTTATTCCGTCGGTTTGGCAGCTGTTAGAGAGTGCTTATCAACTCTTTGGCGTTAAACCTACGTTGCTGGAGCGGGATTTCAATATTCCCCCTCTCGCAGAGTTGTTAGACGAAGTGCGACACATCCAACGGATACAAGCTCAATGTGATAGCGGGTTTACCGCCCAAGCCAAAGTCGTGAGTGGCTAG
- a CDS encoding DUF2063 domain-containing protein: MASFQQTQYQFTRHLRDPRHYPAPTEIEDRRMGIYRDLIYNNIESFISGAFPILRSITADDAWHGMVREFLASHQCQTPYFLEISQEFLNYLMQERGSRAGDLSFMLELAHYEWVELALDVATEIVPPSNDSGLSVLDGCPDISPLVWCLSYRFPVHQIGPAYQPVEPPPEASFLVVYRNRADEVKFLEANAVTVRLLQLLQQEAGLTGRAALQRVAEELQHPNPVALEQDGKQLLDNLLSQEIIAQVLPRHEVIEPA, from the coding sequence ATGGCGTCCTTTCAGCAAACGCAATACCAATTTACCCGGCATCTGCGCGACCCCCGGCATTATCCGGCGCCGACAGAGATTGAAGATCGGCGGATGGGTATTTACCGGGATTTGATTTACAACAATATAGAAAGTTTTATCAGCGGTGCATTCCCCATCCTGCGCAGTATTACTGCTGATGATGCATGGCATGGCATGGTGCGCGAGTTTTTAGCTTCCCACCAATGCCAGACACCTTATTTCCTGGAGATCAGTCAGGAATTTTTAAACTACCTGATGCAAGAGCGTGGTTCACGTGCGGGTGATTTGTCATTTATGCTGGAGCTGGCTCATTACGAGTGGGTTGAACTGGCGCTGGACGTCGCAACCGAGATTGTGCCCCCGTCTAATGATTCTGGTCTTTCGGTGCTGGATGGCTGCCCTGACATTTCACCCCTGGTGTGGTGCCTGTCCTACCGTTTTCCCGTGCATCAGATCGGCCCGGCCTATCAGCCTGTGGAGCCACCGCCAGAAGCCAGCTTTCTGGTGGTTTATCGTAATCGTGCGGATGAGGTAAAGTTCCTCGAAGCCAATGCCGTTACCGTACGCTTGTTGCAACTTTTGCAGCAAGAAGCGGGATTAACAGGTAGAGCGGCGCTACAACGAGTTGCGGAAGAATTGCAGCACCCCAATCCAGTTGCATTGGAACAGGATGGTAAGCAGTTGCTGGATAACCTGTTGTCACAAGAGATCATTGCGCAGGTACTGCCAAGGCATGAGGTAATTGAGCCAGCCTAG
- the hrpA gene encoding ATP-dependent RNA helicase HrpA, whose translation MTVEWSDLKQYLDGVMTRDSHRLGRRLQDIEKLARAEKDYLSPLQKWEQQVLASHTLVKQREQSAAAPINFPDLPVCEKRDDIAALIAANQVVVLAGETGSGKTTQIPKICLALGRGVKGMIGHTQPRRIAAHTVASRIAEELQSRLGEKVGYQVRFSDQSNDQTLIKVMTDGILLAEIQHDRFLSRYDTLIIDEAHERSLNIDFLLGYLKQLLPRRPDLKVIITSATIDVQRFAKHFNDAPVIEVSGRTYPVDVWYRPPFSTTNEEGEGNERDDDQYQQIIDSIREIEQHEKQQGKRGGDILVFMSGERDIREAANAIRKAQFPHFEVIPFYARLSLAEQQKVFAPHTGRRVVLATNVAETSITVPGIRYVIDPGFARISRYSYRTKVQRLPIEPISQASANQRKGRCGRVSEGICIRLYSEEDFLSRPEFTDAEILRTNLAAVILQMLQLRMGDIHKFPFIDSPDHRLISDGFKLLEELQAVDTKNQLTPIGQQLTQLPVDPRFGRMLIAAQSFSCVREVLIIISALSVQDPRERPAEKQQAADQSHRRFWVEHSDFLAYVSLWDYFEELRQSLSQNQLRKQSKKEFLSYLRLREWRDIHHQLRLTLKPLNLKENTEPANFEAVHRGLLTGLLGNLGFNSEDREYAGARNRKFAIFPGSSLARKTPKWIMAAELLETSRLYAHTAAKIEPEWALGAAEHLVKRQYFEPHYDSRSGQVMAYEKVSLYGLVLIEKRSVSYSRIDAAQCREVFIRAALVEGQYNDHPRRRQLQRHKPLDDFFSHQQALLKELDDLESKARRRDILADEQVLFDFYDERLPQHVINFAGFESWRKKVEQDNPRLLYIDRERLMRHSAGEVTEAQFPNELEWRGMVFPVTYHFEPGHQDDGVSLHVPVSVLHQVPEHRLEWLVPGMLRDKCINLVKSLPKPLRKHFVPVPDVVDKALAAMAPDNKPLTDALALQLKRQTAIDIPADAWQPEQLDNFYRFNIKVMDDRGKCITSERDLASLRERYREQVQQNIQSAATAIERDNILTWDFDELPQSVQLQRVGISIRAYPAVIDKHQSVALQVLDNPQQARHLTQRGLSRLYVLETVQTVKYLQKELLKGQELALSVAGIGHRDQVVDDILMATFCQLCVPDQQDLPRNRQAFDDRLSPVREQLISHAQESAVTLVTSLKLLVEVRKQLKQHKNALALAFTLSDIHQQLQQLFYPGLVYNTPREWLEQYPRYLRAILARLEKALLNPQKDRIAIAEIQAAWQRLNDFLAKEGEFQLAQKSSLQTYRWWIEELRVSLFAQTLKTQVPISSKRLDKQWQLVLEQH comes from the coding sequence ATGACAGTTGAGTGGTCAGATTTAAAACAATACCTGGATGGTGTGATGACGCGTGACAGTCATCGTCTGGGGCGTCGTTTGCAGGATATTGAAAAGCTTGCACGTGCTGAAAAAGATTACCTGTCCCCATTACAAAAATGGGAACAGCAGGTATTGGCCTCGCATACACTCGTCAAGCAGCGCGAGCAATCTGCCGCCGCGCCGATCAACTTTCCCGATCTGCCGGTATGTGAAAAACGTGACGATATTGCTGCCCTGATTGCCGCAAATCAGGTGGTGGTATTGGCCGGTGAAACGGGTTCCGGTAAAACGACCCAAATTCCCAAGATTTGTTTGGCCCTCGGTCGTGGTGTTAAAGGCATGATCGGGCACACCCAACCGCGACGTATTGCTGCGCATACGGTTGCCTCTCGTATTGCAGAGGAATTGCAATCCCGCTTGGGCGAAAAGGTCGGCTACCAGGTCAGGTTCAGTGACCAGTCCAACGATCAGACGCTGATCAAGGTAATGACCGACGGCATTTTGCTGGCGGAGATTCAGCACGATCGTTTTCTGTCCCGCTACGACACTCTGATAATTGACGAGGCGCACGAGCGGAGTCTCAATATCGATTTTCTTCTGGGTTACCTCAAACAGTTATTGCCGCGTCGTCCGGATCTGAAAGTCATCATTACCTCAGCGACCATTGATGTGCAGCGTTTTGCCAAACACTTTAACGATGCGCCGGTAATTGAAGTGTCCGGACGCACCTACCCAGTGGATGTCTGGTATCGCCCACCTTTCAGCACAACGAATGAAGAAGGCGAGGGCAACGAACGGGATGACGACCAATACCAGCAGATCATTGACAGTATTCGCGAAATCGAACAACACGAAAAACAACAGGGCAAGCGCGGCGGCGACATTCTGGTGTTTATGAGTGGCGAGCGCGATATCCGTGAAGCGGCCAACGCTATTCGCAAAGCGCAGTTTCCCCATTTTGAGGTCATTCCGTTTTACGCGCGCCTGAGTCTTGCCGAGCAACAAAAAGTCTTTGCACCACACACCGGGCGACGCGTAGTGTTGGCTACTAACGTGGCGGAAACCTCCATCACCGTGCCGGGAATTCGCTATGTCATTGATCCGGGTTTTGCCCGGATCAGTCGTTACAGTTATCGCACCAAGGTTCAGCGGTTACCCATTGAGCCTATCTCCCAAGCCAGTGCCAATCAGCGCAAAGGTCGTTGCGGGCGCGTCAGCGAAGGTATTTGTATTCGCTTATACAGTGAAGAGGATTTTCTGTCGCGGCCTGAATTTACCGATGCAGAAATTCTGCGCACGAATCTCGCCGCGGTTATTTTGCAGATGTTGCAATTGCGTATGGGTGATATTCACAAATTTCCGTTTATCGACAGCCCGGATCACCGTCTGATCAGTGATGGCTTTAAATTACTGGAAGAACTTCAGGCCGTCGATACCAAAAATCAGCTCACGCCGATCGGCCAGCAATTAACGCAGTTGCCTGTCGATCCGCGCTTCGGACGTATGCTGATTGCGGCACAGTCATTCAGTTGTGTGCGGGAGGTGCTGATAATTATCAGCGCCTTATCGGTACAAGATCCGCGCGAACGCCCGGCAGAAAAACAACAAGCTGCGGATCAATCGCATCGCCGTTTCTGGGTCGAGCATTCAGACTTCCTCGCTTACGTTAGTTTGTGGGATTATTTTGAGGAGTTGCGACAAAGTTTATCTCAGAATCAATTGCGCAAGCAGAGCAAAAAAGAGTTTCTTTCCTATTTACGGTTGCGCGAATGGCGAGACATTCACCACCAATTGCGCCTGACATTAAAACCACTGAACCTGAAAGAAAATACTGAACCGGCAAATTTCGAAGCAGTGCATCGTGGACTGCTGACCGGTTTGTTAGGTAACTTGGGTTTTAACAGTGAGGATCGTGAATATGCCGGTGCACGGAACCGCAAGTTTGCGATCTTTCCGGGTTCCTCACTCGCTCGCAAAACGCCCAAATGGATAATGGCCGCTGAGTTACTGGAAACCTCTCGCCTTTACGCCCATACCGCAGCCAAAATTGAGCCTGAATGGGCACTCGGTGCGGCGGAACATTTGGTGAAACGGCAATATTTTGAACCCCACTACGACAGCCGTAGCGGGCAGGTGATGGCTTACGAAAAAGTCAGCCTGTATGGGCTGGTGTTGATTGAAAAACGCAGCGTCAGTTACAGCCGGATAGATGCTGCACAGTGTCGCGAGGTATTTATTCGTGCGGCGCTGGTCGAGGGGCAATATAACGATCACCCGAGGCGTCGGCAGTTACAGCGCCATAAACCACTGGACGATTTCTTTTCGCATCAACAGGCGTTGTTGAAGGAATTGGATGATCTGGAATCCAAAGCGCGGCGTCGGGACATTCTTGCCGATGAGCAAGTGCTATTTGATTTCTATGATGAGCGTCTGCCTCAACACGTTATTAACTTTGCCGGTTTTGAATCCTGGCGCAAAAAAGTGGAGCAGGATAACCCGCGTCTGTTGTATATCGATCGTGAGCGCTTGATGCGGCACAGCGCGGGTGAAGTGACCGAAGCGCAATTTCCCAATGAGCTGGAGTGGCGCGGTATGGTATTTCCCGTTACATACCATTTTGAGCCGGGCCATCAGGACGATGGTGTCAGTTTACATGTGCCGGTCAGTGTGTTGCACCAGGTGCCGGAGCATCGTCTCGAATGGTTGGTGCCGGGCATGTTGCGCGATAAATGCATCAATCTTGTAAAGAGTTTACCCAAGCCGTTACGCAAACATTTTGTGCCGGTGCCCGATGTTGTAGATAAGGCACTGGCGGCAATGGCACCGGATAATAAACCGCTGACCGACGCATTAGCGCTGCAATTGAAACGTCAAACCGCAATAGATATTCCAGCTGACGCCTGGCAGCCGGAGCAGCTGGATAACTTTTACCGCTTTAATATCAAGGTGATGGACGATCGCGGTAAATGCATAACGAGTGAGCGGGATCTTGCGAGCTTGCGCGAGCGTTATCGCGAACAAGTCCAACAAAATATCCAATCGGCGGCAACCGCTATTGAGCGCGACAACATCCTGACCTGGGACTTTGATGAATTGCCGCAAAGCGTACAGTTGCAGCGTGTGGGGATCAGTATTCGGGCGTATCCAGCAGTGATCGACAAACACCAATCTGTGGCGCTGCAAGTACTCGACAACCCGCAACAAGCCCGTCATTTGACCCAGCGTGGTCTTTCCCGTTTGTATGTGTTGGAAACTGTGCAGACGGTTAAATATTTACAAAAGGAATTATTGAAAGGGCAGGAGTTGGCTTTGTCGGTGGCGGGTATTGGTCATCGCGATCAAGTGGTTGATGACATCCTGATGGCCACCTTTTGTCAACTGTGTGTACCGGATCAACAGGATCTGCCGCGTAACCGGCAAGCCTTTGATGATCGATTGAGCCCTGTGCGTGAGCAACTGATCAGCCATGCGCAGGAAAGTGCTGTAACCCTGGTGACCAGTTTAAAACTGCTGGTTGAGGTGCGTAAGCAGTTGAAACAGCATAAAAATGCCCTGGCGTTAGCCTTTACCTTAAGTGATATCCACCAACAACTACAGCAGTTGTTCTACCCCGGTCTGGTCTACAACACCCCGCGCGAATGGCTGGAACAATATCCGCGTTACTTGCGTGCCATTCTGGCACGTCTGGAAAAAGCGCTACTGAATCCTCAAAAGGATCGCATAGCTATCGCAGAAATTCAGGCAGCCTGGCAACGGTTGAATGACTTCCTTGCAAAGGAAGGGGAGTTCCAGTTGGCGCAAAAATCTTCACTACAGACTTATCGATGGTGGATTGAGGAATTGCGGGTTTCACTGTTCGCCCAGACGCTCAAGACGCAGGTTCCTATCTCAAGCAAACGACTGGACAAGCAATGGCAGTTGGTCCTTGAGCAGCATTAA
- a CDS encoding ATP-binding protein, which yields MNANEKIKLTTPEPPATAPSAGHALRDIFYAVKNYGIARHLLLYIIIFSSFVTLLATSLQLYTDYQRDLDVINSRLNEIEGGYIGSISASLWNLDIKQLELQLDGIKHLPDIKAVEIREHNEEFSKPLHLIRGEKSTRNIIVRTYPILHNVSGETREIGTLTIQVSLTEVYQRLWDKAIVILLSQGIKTFLVSLFTLYIFYYLVTHHLTTIANFLRNFDVEKEPQKLALRRKMSSREDELDLVVKAFNNLSQDLHQAYENLRDTNKRLAEDNIARRKAEEEVNRLNAVLEQRVRQRTAELEAANKELGTFCYSVSHDLRAPLRRIEGFRRILCEEYEERLEEKGRHYLSRIEVGTREMAEMIDSFLRLSRATQGEMAVQRVNISEQVSEIFNRIQEREPQRQIRLISEPDIYADVDKRFFDVLLNNLLDNAWKYSRHQQNAKIVFGITLLNEETVYYISDNGVGFDMAYADRLFSPFNRLHKAEEFDGVGIGLATVQRIIARHGGRIWAQSTPGEGATFYFTLWSRNKESGHGNNFVSGGQS from the coding sequence ATGAACGCCAACGAAAAAATTAAATTGACCACTCCTGAACCTCCCGCGACAGCACCTTCTGCCGGACATGCCTTACGTGACATCTTTTATGCAGTTAAGAATTACGGTATTGCAAGGCATTTGCTGTTGTACATCATTATCTTCAGCTCCTTCGTTACCCTGCTCGCCACCAGCTTGCAACTTTATACCGATTACCAACGCGACCTGGATGTCATCAACAGTCGCTTGAATGAGATCGAAGGAGGTTACATTGGCAGTATCAGCGCAAGTTTATGGAATCTGGATATCAAGCAACTGGAGCTTCAACTCGATGGCATAAAACATTTACCGGATATCAAAGCCGTCGAGATCCGCGAACACAATGAAGAGTTTTCCAAACCCCTGCACCTGATTCGCGGCGAGAAAAGTACGCGAAATATTATTGTGCGCACCTACCCCATCCTTCACAATGTCTCGGGCGAAACGCGCGAGATAGGCACACTGACCATCCAGGTTTCCTTAACTGAGGTGTACCAACGATTGTGGGATAAAGCTATTGTGATCCTGCTGAGCCAAGGGATTAAAACCTTCCTGGTGTCCTTATTTACCTTATACATCTTTTACTATCTGGTGACCCATCACCTGACGACGATCGCCAACTTCCTGCGCAATTTTGATGTGGAAAAAGAACCGCAAAAATTGGCCCTGCGCCGCAAGATGTCCTCCCGCGAAGATGAATTGGATTTGGTGGTTAAAGCGTTTAACAACCTGTCGCAGGATCTGCACCAAGCCTATGAAAATTTACGCGACACAAATAAACGCTTGGCAGAAGACAATATTGCGCGGCGCAAAGCTGAAGAGGAAGTTAATCGATTGAACGCTGTTTTAGAACAACGTGTGCGCCAACGCACAGCGGAACTCGAAGCAGCTAATAAAGAATTAGGCACCTTCTGTTATTCTGTTTCTCACGATTTACGCGCCCCGCTACGTCGCATTGAAGGCTTTCGCCGTATTTTATGCGAGGAGTATGAAGAGCGTCTTGAAGAAAAAGGCCGCCATTATCTATCGCGTATTGAGGTGGGTACGCGTGAAATGGCGGAGATGATCGACAGCTTTTTACGTTTATCCCGTGCAACCCAGGGCGAAATGGCCGTGCAACGGGTAAATATTTCTGAACAAGTCAGCGAGATATTTAATCGCATTCAGGAACGCGAACCGCAACGACAGATTAGGTTGATTTCAGAGCCAGATATTTACGCTGATGTCGACAAACGTTTTTTTGATGTGCTATTAAATAACTTATTGGATAACGCCTGGAAATATTCCCGCCATCAGCAAAATGCGAAAATTGTATTCGGGATAACATTACTTAATGAAGAAACTGTCTATTATATTTCTGATAATGGTGTAGGCTTCGATATGGCTTACGCCGACCGTTTGTTCAGTCCCTTCAATCGCTTACATAAAGCCGAAGAGTTTGATGGTGTTGGCATAGGTCTTGCGACGGTTCAACGGATTATTGCTCGCCACGGTGGCCGCATATGGGCACAATCGACACCGGGAGAAGGCGCAACGTTTTATTTCACCTTATGGTCAAGGAATAAAGAAAGTGGGCACGGAAACAATTTTGTTAGTGGAGGACAATCCTGA
- a CDS encoding Dps family protein: MKIDIGINQSDREDIAEGLSRLLADTYTLYLKTHNFHWNVTGPMFQTLHLMFETQYTELALAVDAIAERIRSIGFPAPGTYKKYVELSSIKEDEGIPKAEDMIRLLVEGQEAVVRTARSLFPVVEKANDEATADLLTQRIQLHEKTAWMLRSLLE; encoded by the coding sequence ATGAAGATTGATATTGGTATCAACCAAAGTGACCGGGAAGATATTGCCGAGGGTTTATCCAGACTGTTGGCTGACACCTACACACTTTATTTAAAAACACACAACTTCCATTGGAATGTTACCGGCCCGATGTTTCAAACCCTGCATTTGATGTTTGAAACCCAGTACACCGAATTGGCATTGGCGGTTGATGCCATTGCAGAGCGGATTCGGTCTATCGGTTTCCCCGCCCCTGGGACTTACAAAAAATATGTCGAACTCAGTTCCATTAAAGAAGATGAGGGAATTCCCAAAGCAGAGGACATGATCCGTCTGTTGGTAGAGGGCCAGGAAGCCGTGGTGCGCACGGCACGTTCGCTTTTCCCGGTGGTAGAAAAAGCCAATGACGAAGCGACCGCAGACCTGCTGACCCAGCGCATTCAGTTACACGAGAAAACAGCCTGGATGTTGCGCAGTTTGCTTGAATAA